One Littorina saxatilis isolate snail1 linkage group LG10, US_GU_Lsax_2.0, whole genome shotgun sequence DNA window includes the following coding sequences:
- the LOC138978783 gene encoding collagen alpha-1(XV) chain-like yields MTCMTLQPCKASLILFQTTTEPPPVPLIPPPNYTSGPALQLVALNTPVTGRMRGVRGADYLCHRQARSAGMNGTYRAFLSNGAQNLESIIYYSRDRQIPITNKAGQMLFNSWEDLVNGAGGHFNNDVPLFSFDGKDVMNDSTWPQKFVWHGSSKKGGKMDGHLCKQWYSRNGESLGMASSLNKHMLLDQDDFACNNSFVVLCIQREA; encoded by the exons ATGACGTGTATGACACTTCAGCCTTGTAAAGCCAGTTTGATTTTGTTCCAGACGACAACGGAACCGCCACCTGTTCCTCTGATTCCTCCACCTAACTACACCAGCGGACCTGCG CTTCAACTGGTGGCTCTAAACACGCCGGTGACGGGCAGAATGCGAGGTGTCCGTGGTGCTGATTACCTGTGTCATCGCCAGGCCAGAAGCGCGGGAATGAATGGAACATACCGCGCTTTCCTGTCCAATGGCGCTCAGAACCTCGAATCCATCATCTATTACTCCAGGGACAGACAGATACCCATCACAAACAAAGCG GGTCAGATGCTGTTCAACTCCTGGGAGGATTTGGTCAATGGAGCTGGTGGTCACTTCAACAACGACGTACCTCTCTTTTCCTTTGACGGCAAAGATGTGATGAATGATTCCACATG GCCCCAGAAGTTTGTGTGGCACGGATCCTCCAAGAAGGGTGGCAAGATGGACGGCCACCTGTGCAAACAATGGTACTCGCGTAACGGGGAATCCCTGGGTATGGCGTCGTCACTGAACAAACACATGCTGCTGGACCAGGATGATTTTGCCTGCAACAACTCCTTTGTCGTCCTCTGCATCCAGAGAGAAGCGTGA